A window of the Euzebyales bacterium genome harbors these coding sequences:
- a CDS encoding sigma-70 family RNA polymerase sigma factor, which yields MGQLLQRAAAGERQAWDQLVDRYTRLVWSVARSFGLDDATANDVSQTVWLRLVEHSERIRDPERLAGWLATTTRREALRVLRGQRRQQPSEAVAGAPDRTSPQPDELLLDEELLRTVYRGFAGLSHRCQQLLRLLCAEPRLDYATISEIIGRPVGSIGPTRARCLDRLRRLIDSPTETGAHTSD from the coding sequence GTGGGGCAGTTGCTGCAACGCGCAGCGGCAGGTGAGCGACAGGCATGGGACCAACTCGTCGACCGCTACACGCGTCTCGTGTGGTCGGTGGCCCGGTCGTTCGGACTGGACGACGCGACGGCGAACGATGTCAGCCAGACGGTGTGGCTGCGCCTCGTCGAGCACAGCGAACGGATCCGCGATCCCGAGCGACTGGCGGGATGGCTCGCGACGACGACCCGCCGCGAGGCACTCCGGGTGCTGCGTGGCCAGCGTCGGCAGCAGCCGTCCGAGGCGGTCGCCGGTGCGCCGGACCGCACCTCGCCGCAGCCAGACGAGTTGCTCCTCGACGAGGAGCTGCTGCGGACCGTGTACCGCGGGTTCGCAGGCCTGTCCCACCGGTGCCAACAGCTTCTGCGGCTGCTGTGCGCCGAGCCGCGCCTGGACTACGCCACGATCTCGGAGATCATCGGCCGCCCGGTCGGTAGCATCGGACCGACGCGGGCCCGTTGCCTCGATCGCCTCCGACGGCTGATCGACAGTCCCACCGAGACGGGAGCGCACACCAGTGACTGA